One stretch of Geoalkalibacter ferrihydriticus DSM 17813 DNA includes these proteins:
- the speA gene encoding biosynthetic arginine decarboxylase, which produces MTPKTAPSWTHEDSARLYRIHDWSAGYFDVTEKGDVAVKVAFPSGDVRVSLMDIVAGVNQRDLQMPVLLRIENLLDSQIALLNESFRAAIAQQGYRGIYQGVFPIKVNQQRNVIEEIARFGARYNHGLEAGSKAELIVALSALAGSEGLIVCNGYKDPEFIDLGLRARKLGYRCVFVIETPTELPIILERSHALGIRPLIGVRAKLATTVGGHWNKTSGDRSIFGLSTSQLIEIVDALKEHNLLDCLQLLHCHLGSQIPNIRDIRQAVMEACRYYINLVQEGAPMGFLDLGGGLAVDYLGSKTNNVLSMNYSMDEYCADVVEVIMQSLDAQEVAHPTIVTESGRSTVAYYSLLLFNIFDVTYFEPAPLEQAPAEEEHTLVHSLYSVLERFKPAKIQQSYNNTVFYRDEIRELFKRGQISLRSRALAENLVLEIFRRIVVSLEDADEMPPELEGLREQLADIYYGNLSIFQSLPDAWAIDQVFPVMPIHRLNERPTREAIIADITCDSDGRIDHFIDLHGTRNTLPLHPIKADEDYYLGAFLVGAYQETLGDLHNLFGDTNVVSIRVNEDGSFDVTREIQGDSIADILGYVQYNPKDIFERFRDTAEKAVRRGAISVRERQEILERFSASLRGYTYYETDA; this is translated from the coding sequence ATGACCCCCAAAACCGCCCCTTCCTGGACCCATGAAGATTCCGCGCGGCTGTACCGCATCCATGATTGGAGCGCCGGCTATTTCGATGTGACGGAAAAGGGTGATGTCGCCGTCAAGGTGGCTTTTCCCTCCGGCGATGTTCGCGTGTCGCTCATGGATATTGTCGCCGGCGTCAACCAGCGCGACTTGCAGATGCCCGTGCTGCTGCGTATCGAAAACCTGCTCGACAGCCAGATCGCCCTGCTCAACGAATCCTTTCGCGCCGCCATCGCGCAACAGGGATACCGCGGCATCTACCAGGGGGTCTTTCCCATCAAGGTCAACCAGCAGCGCAACGTCATCGAGGAAATCGCCCGCTTCGGCGCGCGTTACAACCACGGGCTGGAAGCGGGCAGTAAAGCTGAACTCATCGTCGCGCTTTCGGCCCTCGCCGGCAGCGAAGGGCTGATCGTGTGCAACGGCTACAAGGATCCCGAATTTATCGATCTCGGCCTGCGCGCGCGCAAGCTCGGCTACCGCTGCGTGTTCGTCATCGAAACTCCGACGGAGTTGCCCATCATCCTTGAGCGCAGCCACGCCCTGGGCATCCGCCCGTTGATCGGTGTGCGCGCCAAGCTGGCCACCACCGTCGGCGGTCACTGGAACAAGACCAGCGGCGATCGCAGCATTTTCGGCTTAAGTACCAGCCAGCTCATCGAGATCGTCGATGCCCTCAAGGAACACAACCTCCTCGACTGCCTGCAACTGCTGCACTGCCATCTGGGCTCGCAGATTCCCAACATCCGCGATATCCGCCAGGCGGTCATGGAAGCCTGCCGTTATTACATCAACCTGGTGCAGGAAGGCGCGCCCATGGGCTTTCTCGACCTCGGGGGCGGTCTCGCGGTCGACTATCTTGGCTCAAAAACCAACAACGTACTGTCCATGAACTACAGCATGGATGAATACTGCGCCGACGTCGTCGAGGTCATCATGCAGAGTCTCGACGCCCAGGAAGTCGCCCACCCGACCATCGTCACCGAGTCGGGGCGTTCCACGGTCGCCTATTATTCGCTGTTGTTGTTCAACATTTTCGATGTCACCTACTTCGAACCCGCACCTCTGGAACAGGCCCCGGCAGAAGAAGAGCACACCCTGGTCCACAGCCTGTACAGCGTGCTGGAGCGCTTCAAACCCGCCAAAATCCAGCAAAGCTACAACAACACGGTTTTTTATCGCGATGAAATTCGCGAACTGTTCAAGCGCGGCCAGATTTCTCTGCGGTCGCGCGCCCTGGCGGAAAACCTGGTGCTGGAAATCTTCCGGCGCATCGTGGTCTCCCTCGAAGATGCCGACGAAATGCCGCCGGAACTCGAAGGCCTGCGTGAGCAGTTGGCCGATATCTATTACGGCAACCTGAGCATCTTCCAGTCGCTGCCCGACGCCTGGGCCATCGATCAGGTGTTTCCCGTGATGCCCATTCACCGCCTCAACGAACGACCGACGCGCGAAGCCATCATCGCCGATATCACCTGCGACAGCGACGGGCGCATCGACCATTTCATCGACCTTCACGGCACCCGCAACACCCTGCCCCTGCACCCCATCAAGGCTGATGAAGATTACTATCTCGGCGCTTTTCTGGTCGGCGCTTACCAGGAAACCCTGGGCGATCTGCACAACCTCTTCGGCGACACCAACGTCGTGAGCATTCGTGTCAATGAGGACGGCAGCTTCGATGTCACCCGCGAAATCCAGGGGGACAGCATCGCCGATATTCTCGGCTACGTGCAGTACAATCCCAAAGACATCTTCGAGCGTTTTCGCGATACCGCGGAAAAGGCGGTGCGCCGTGGCGCCATCAGCGTGCGCGAGCGCCAGGAGATTCTCGAACGCTTCTCTGCCAGCCTGCGCGGCTACACCTATTACGAAACCGACGCCTGA
- a CDS encoding TolC family protein, producing the protein MLRILTILLILLGSPSLAATAEVTAEHLSLQEALTRGLERNFNLLMEQLNIPIGEQDVITEDARFDPVTQARLSTSSQRTPNASALAGDDYARRRDHGAAASLSKEFHSGLDARLSLETARLSTNSTVEGLNPQYRSFLFLDLNQPLLRDFGTKVNTTDLRLADNRLRQARLDYLDQAQRLVEQIELAYFDLSRTLEILQLRIEARELARELLEANRERFEAGIVPVTEVQEAETAIAGRDEQVVFARQQAEAAAHRLRQLLAIGRGDPLAMIEPATDPLEAIDHDWPEADEALATALAARPDFKRQQLEVTDRNIRLEFFANQKLPRLDLEATFGINGLSGEERAVAFTDGNQGNPNRGDYWQSLDRMSRGDGYEWFTGVRLIYPLGNRAAEARHRRAGHEQRQAIYGLKDLENTMEAEIRNALTAVVRSFERVQVADRFQQLADTTLSQETERLREGLSDTFRILDFQDNVIEARVRKTNARIDYHQGLAGLYRAMGTNLERHGILHDPALKEMVHVQN; encoded by the coding sequence ATGCTGCGAATACTCACGATTCTGTTGATCCTGCTGGGCAGCCCGAGCCTGGCCGCGACCGCTGAGGTCACCGCGGAGCACCTGTCTTTGCAGGAGGCTTTGACGCGCGGCCTGGAGCGCAACTTCAACCTGCTCATGGAGCAGCTCAACATCCCCATCGGCGAACAGGACGTCATCACCGAGGATGCGCGCTTTGACCCCGTGACCCAGGCACGGCTCAGCACCAGTTCGCAGCGCACCCCCAACGCCTCGGCTCTGGCCGGCGACGACTATGCACGGCGCCGCGATCACGGCGCCGCAGCCTCGCTGAGCAAGGAATTCCATAGCGGCCTGGATGCACGCCTGAGCCTGGAGACTGCGCGCCTGAGCACCAATTCAACGGTGGAAGGCCTCAATCCCCAGTACCGCTCCTTTCTCTTTCTCGACCTCAACCAACCGCTGTTGCGCGATTTCGGCACCAAGGTGAACACGACCGACCTGCGTCTCGCCGACAACCGTCTGCGCCAGGCACGTCTCGACTATCTCGATCAGGCCCAGCGGCTGGTTGAGCAGATTGAGCTTGCCTACTTCGACCTGAGCCGCACTCTGGAGATTCTGCAACTGCGCATCGAAGCCCGCGAACTTGCACGCGAGCTGCTTGAGGCCAACCGGGAGCGATTCGAAGCGGGCATTGTCCCGGTCACCGAGGTGCAGGAAGCCGAAACAGCCATTGCCGGGCGCGATGAGCAGGTGGTGTTTGCCCGCCAGCAGGCTGAAGCGGCGGCCCATCGGCTCAGACAGCTTCTGGCCATTGGTCGCGGCGATCCTCTGGCCATGATCGAGCCCGCCACCGACCCCCTGGAGGCCATCGACCATGACTGGCCCGAGGCCGATGAAGCACTGGCCACGGCCCTGGCGGCACGACCGGATTTCAAGCGCCAACAACTCGAGGTCACCGACCGCAACATCCGCCTGGAATTTTTTGCCAACCAGAAACTGCCGCGCCTTGATTTGGAGGCGACCTTCGGCATCAATGGCCTCTCGGGTGAAGAACGCGCCGTCGCCTTTACCGACGGCAACCAAGGCAATCCCAATCGCGGCGACTACTGGCAATCCCTCGACCGCATGAGCCGGGGCGACGGCTATGAATGGTTCACCGGAGTGCGTCTGATCTACCCCCTGGGCAACCGCGCCGCCGAAGCACGGCATCGGCGCGCCGGCCATGAACAGCGGCAGGCCATCTACGGCCTGAAGGACCTGGAGAACACCATGGAGGCCGAAATCCGCAATGCGCTCACCGCCGTGGTACGCAGCTTTGAACGGGTGCAGGTAGCCGATCGCTTCCAGCAACTGGCCGACACCACGCTATCCCAGGAAACGGAGCGGCTGCGAGAAGGGCTCTCGGACACCTTCCGCATTCTTGATTTTCAAGACAATGTCATCGAAGCGCGGGTGCGCAAGACCAATGCGCGGATCGACTATCACCAGGGGCTGGCCGGTCTCTACCGCGCCATGGGGACCAACCTCGAACGTCACGGCATTCTGCA
- a CDS encoding TetR/AcrR family transcriptional regulator: protein MSRKSAILLAATDLFAEKGFNETCTAEIAARAGVAQGTLFYHFKSKEGVLLEVFTDIMTPYLAGLEKALDAAESGRITLEKMLRFHFRFLGDNTQQLLVLIRDFPCHLLRDDCPQRILVREQILRMIALLQDCLARGARDGSLQVGDPGATALLLRGLLSGLTRQQLLSPLDVPDLSEAAVAFCLRALDPTG from the coding sequence ATGTCACGCAAAAGCGCCATCCTCCTCGCAGCGACCGATCTCTTTGCCGAAAAAGGTTTCAACGAAACCTGCACCGCCGAAATAGCCGCGCGCGCCGGCGTCGCTCAGGGCACCCTGTTCTATCACTTCAAATCCAAAGAGGGGGTACTGCTGGAAGTTTTCACGGACATCATGACTCCCTATCTGGCGGGACTGGAAAAGGCCCTGGACGCTGCCGAAAGCGGTCGGATCACCCTTGAGAAGATGCTGCGCTTTCACTTTCGTTTTCTCGGCGACAACACCCAACAACTGCTGGTGCTGATCCGCGATTTTCCCTGCCATCTGCTGCGGGACGACTGCCCGCAACGCATCCTGGTCAGAGAGCAAATATTGCGCATGATTGCGCTCTTGCAGGACTGTCTGGCCCGCGGCGCCCGCGATGGCTCCTTGCAGGTCGGCGACCCCGGGGCCACTGCCTTGCTGCTGCGCGGACTGCTCTCCGGATTGACCCGCCAGCAACTGCTCAGTCCCCTCGACGTACCCGATCTCAGCGAGGCGGCGGTGGCTTTTTGCCTGCGTGCCCTCGATCCGACCGGCTGA
- a CDS encoding mechanosensitive ion channel family protein yields the protein MEFSTDKLIELVQAWGLMALMAIVIFIIGRILARVLRNSLRAGMRRAKVEETLVSFAGNMTYALLMVMVIIASLNQLGIQTTSFIAILGAAGLAIGLALQGSLANFAAGILMIIFKPFKVGDFIDAGGTMGTVEDIEIFTTRMRTPDNKQIIIPNNQITNGSITNFSAKETRRVDLVVGVSYNDDLNKVKAVLKDILSQDERVLEEPAPTIEVLALGESSIDFAVRPWVKSGDYWPLFFHLNKTIKERFDAEDISIPFPQRDVHLYQVKGGDAAA from the coding sequence ATGGAATTTTCGACGGATAAACTCATCGAACTGGTCCAGGCATGGGGTCTGATGGCCCTCATGGCCATCGTGATCTTCATCATCGGTCGCATTCTGGCGCGTGTGTTGCGCAATTCCCTGCGCGCCGGCATGCGGCGGGCCAAGGTTGAAGAGACCCTGGTGTCCTTCGCCGGCAACATGACCTACGCTCTGCTCATGGTGATGGTGATCATCGCCTCTCTCAATCAACTCGGCATCCAAACCACCTCATTCATCGCCATTCTCGGTGCCGCGGGTCTGGCCATCGGCCTGGCCTTGCAGGGTTCGCTGGCCAACTTTGCCGCCGGCATCCTGATGATCATCTTCAAACCTTTCAAAGTCGGTGACTTCATCGACGCCGGCGGGACCATGGGAACCGTTGAGGATATTGAGATCTTCACCACCAGGATGCGTACCCCCGACAACAAACAAATCATCATCCCCAACAACCAGATCACCAACGGCAGCATCACCAACTTTTCGGCCAAAGAAACCCGGCGCGTCGATCTGGTGGTGGGAGTCAGCTACAATGACGACCTGAACAAGGTCAAGGCCGTTCTCAAAGACATTTTGAGCCAGGACGAGCGCGTGCTCGAAGAGCCGGCGCCAACCATCGAGGTCTTGGCCCTGGGCGAAAGCAGTATCGATTTCGCGGTACGCCCCTGGGTGAAATCGGGCGATTACTGGCCCCTGTTTTTCCATCTCAACAAAACCATCAAGGAGCGCTTCGACGCGGAAGATATCTCCATTCCCTTCCCGCAGCGCGACGTCCATCTCTATCAGGTCAAAGGCGGCGACGCCGCCGCTTAA